From one Comamonas piscis genomic stretch:
- a CDS encoding symmetrical bis(5'-nucleosyl)-tetraphosphatase: MSLYCIGDIQGCDSALGRLLAKIDFSPSRDNVYLLGDLVNRGPESAQTLRRCMAADGGIQVILGNHDLHLLAAAQGRRKFSRRDTLLEVLQAPDAAQLLAWVRQQPLARTHTLGAEQLLMVHAGVHQSWDLDATLRYAAEVQEVLRSNELDTFLQAMYGNTPAQWDPQLTGMDRLRMITNVLTRMRFCQADGSLDFDSTESLADAPEGLTAWFDLPNRAAANTTIAFGHWSTLGDLNRPHLLALDTGCVWGGCLTAVRFGSTLAERELIDVDCEQAQQPG; the protein is encoded by the coding sequence ATGTCACTTTACTGTATCGGCGATATCCAAGGATGCGATAGCGCTTTGGGGCGTTTGCTGGCCAAGATCGACTTCTCACCCAGCCGCGACAACGTCTATCTGCTCGGCGACCTGGTCAACCGCGGCCCTGAATCGGCCCAGACCTTGCGGCGCTGCATGGCGGCTGATGGTGGCATCCAGGTCATTCTGGGCAACCATGACCTGCACCTGCTCGCGGCCGCGCAGGGCCGGCGCAAGTTCTCCCGGCGCGACACCTTGCTGGAGGTGCTGCAGGCGCCCGATGCGGCCCAGCTTCTGGCTTGGGTGCGCCAGCAGCCACTGGCACGCACACATACGCTGGGTGCGGAGCAGCTGTTGATGGTGCATGCCGGTGTCCACCAAAGCTGGGATCTGGACGCCACCTTGCGCTATGCCGCGGAAGTGCAAGAGGTGCTGCGCAGCAATGAGCTGGATACGTTTTTGCAGGCCATGTATGGCAATACCCCCGCGCAATGGGATCCCCAGCTGACCGGCATGGACCGCCTGCGCATGATCACCAATGTGCTGACCCGCATGCGCTTTTGCCAGGCCGATGGCAGCCTGGACTTTGACAGCACGGAAAGCCTGGCCGATGCCCCCGAGGGCCTGACCGCCTGGTTTGACCTGCCAAACCGCGCTGCGGCGAACACCACGATTGCCTTTGGCCACTGGTCTACCTTGGGCGATCTGAACCGCCCGCACCTGCTGGCACTGGACACCGGTTGCGTCTGGGGCGGCTGCCTGACGGCGGTGCGCTTTGGCAGTACGCTGGCCGAGCGCGAGCTGATCGATGTGGACTGCGAGCAAGCGCAGCAGCCCGGTTAA
- a CDS encoding hemolysin family protein, translating to MLDVLLIALLTLLNGVFAMSELALASSRKSRLLAMAESGDKGAKAALDLLSNPTQFLSSIQVGITSIGMLNGIFGEAAFSDGVAQWLIGWGMPSAAASIVATTTVILVITYMTIVFGELVPKRIGQMYPEASSRIIALPLTWVSRIAKPFVWLLSVSALGVLKLLRIKDESDRAVTEEEIVASLDEGRDAGVIEHHEHQMVQNVFHLDDRPLISMMVPRGDVEWLDANLTVAQALHEVRASSGKGAHSWYPVCRDSLDNVVGIVGVAQLLDVADTQNTALTRVAIPASYVPETLSGFELLEQFRARAGRMIFVVDEYGVVQGIITPRDVLEAITGELKPGATSEAWAEKNDDGSWYLDGLMPVSELKARLEIKELPDEDKGRYNTLAGMLMAESGHLPPLGEKIYCAGWVFEVLALEGKRVDKVIARLDSKALDY from the coding sequence TTGTTAGACGTACTCTTGATCGCCCTGTTGACCCTGCTTAACGGGGTTTTTGCCATGTCCGAGCTGGCCTTGGCCAGCAGCCGCAAGTCCCGTTTGCTGGCCATGGCCGAGAGTGGCGACAAGGGCGCCAAAGCGGCGCTGGATCTGCTCAGCAATCCTACCCAATTTCTGTCGTCGATTCAGGTTGGCATCACCTCGATTGGCATGCTCAACGGTATTTTTGGTGAAGCGGCGTTCAGCGATGGCGTGGCGCAGTGGCTGATTGGCTGGGGCATGCCCAGCGCTGCCGCCTCGATTGTCGCCACCACCACCGTGATTCTGGTCATCACTTATATGACGATTGTGTTTGGCGAGCTGGTGCCCAAGCGCATTGGCCAGATGTACCCGGAAGCCTCATCGCGCATCATTGCGCTGCCTTTGACCTGGGTATCCAGAATCGCCAAACCCTTTGTGTGGCTGCTGTCGGTTTCTGCGCTGGGCGTGCTCAAACTGCTGCGCATCAAGGATGAATCGGACCGCGCCGTGACCGAAGAAGAAATTGTCGCCAGCCTGGATGAAGGCCGCGATGCTGGCGTGATTGAACACCATGAACACCAAATGGTGCAGAACGTGTTCCACCTGGATGACCGTCCGCTGATCTCGATGATGGTGCCGCGCGGCGATGTGGAATGGCTTGACGCCAATCTGACGGTGGCCCAGGCGCTGCACGAGGTGCGCGCGTCCAGTGGCAAGGGCGCGCATTCCTGGTACCCCGTTTGCCGCGATTCATTGGATAACGTGGTCGGCATCGTGGGCGTCGCCCAGCTGCTGGATGTGGCCGATACCCAGAATACGGCGCTTACGCGCGTGGCGATTCCTGCCAGCTATGTGCCCGAGACGCTCAGCGGCTTTGAACTGTTGGAGCAATTCAGGGCACGGGCAGGGCGCATGATTTTTGTTGTTGATGAGTACGGTGTGGTCCAGGGCATCATCACGCCCCGGGACGTACTGGAAGCCATTACTGGCGAGCTGAAACCGGGCGCTACCAGCGAAGCCTGGGCCGAGAAGAACGACGATGGTTCCTGGTATCTGGATGGGCTGATGCCGGTGTCTGAATTGAAGGCCCGATTGGAAATCAAAGAGTTGCCCGATGAAGACAAGGGCCGCTATAACACCTTGGCTGGGATGCTCATGGCAGAGTCAGGCCATTTGCCCCCATTGGGTGAAAAGATTTACTGCGCCGGCTGGGTTTTTGAAGTGCTGGCCTTGGAGGGGAAACGCGTAGATAAAGTAATTGCCAGGTTGGATAGCAAGGCACTTGATTACTAA
- a CDS encoding H-NS family nucleoid-associated regulatory protein — MPTLKEIDAQLAALQQQREEVRRNELKTAVDQVRKLVTDYGLTEQDVFPPARGRSASAGSKVAPKYRDPATGATWTGRGKAPKWIEGQDRDKFAI, encoded by the coding sequence ATGCCTACTTTGAAGGAAATCGACGCCCAACTGGCAGCCCTGCAACAACAGCGTGAAGAAGTTCGTCGCAACGAACTGAAGACGGCTGTAGACCAGGTGCGCAAGCTGGTGACGGATTACGGTCTGACCGAACAAGACGTATTCCCTCCTGCACGCGGCCGTTCGGCTTCCGCTGGCTCCAAAGTGGCACCCAAGTACCGTGATCCGGCAACGGGTGCTACCTGGACGGGCCGCGGCAAGGCACCAAAATGGATCGAAGGCCAAGACCGTGATAAGTTCGCGATTTAA
- a CDS encoding aconitate hydratase gives MKSGVHEPAQHAFASTFKSLSIASTKKSGKSSKGKFYSLPELSKQFPNIQRLPMSLRIVLESVLRNCDGQRVLPEHVEQLANWKPQAERTEEIPFVVARVVLQDFTGVPLLADLAAMRSTAERMGKDASAIEPLVPVDLVVDHSIMVDYYGSKNALDLNMKLEFERNNERYQFMKWGMQAFDTFGVVPPGFGIVHQVNLEYLARGVHQNKQQVYYPDSLVGTDSHTTMINGVGVVAWGVGGIEAEAAMLGQPVYFLTPDVVGFELSGTLREGVTATDLVLTVTEMLRREKVVGKFVEFFGEGTRSLSVPDRATIGNMAPEYGATMGFFPVDDKTMDYFKGTGRSKAEIAAFEAYFKAQNLYGVPQAGDIDYSQVVRLDLATVAPSLAGPKRPQDRIEIGQVADKFDTLFSAPVAQNGFNLPAEQLARPVKVHINGAGETAKPQTKPLPAGSPRNAEEMVANKPAVVDEAAAVDAADAHAERIEGHDVDLHNGDVLIAAITSCTNTSNPSVMLAAGLLAKKAVKAGLRVQSHIKTSLAPGSRLVTLYLTESGLLPYLEQLGFSIAGYGCTTCIGNAGDLLPEFNSAIQHHDLVCAAVLSGNRNFEARIHPNIRANFLASPPLVVAYAIAGNVRKDLMTEPVGQGKNGRDVYLGDIWPTTDEVQKLMKFAMNGKAFRANYEKVSSEPGKLWEKIKGVTGATYTWPDSTYIAEPPFFKDFSLAPRAQDAEQAAVAVRKARVMALFGDSITTDHISPAGSIKDSSPAGQWLLANGVKKSDFNSYGSRRGNHEVMMRGTFANVRIKNLMLEAKPDGSREEGGLTLYQNPGDEQGSKLFIYDAAMRYMAAGTPTVVFAGEEYGTGSSRDWAAKGTQLLGIKAVVARSFERIHRANLVGMGVLPLQFKQGESWESLNLRGDELIDVVPDPSLAPRSKAKLIVQRADGSVTEAELVLRIDTPIEVEYYKDGGILPFVLRQLL, from the coding sequence ATGAAATCAGGTGTTCATGAGCCAGCGCAGCATGCGTTCGCCTCGACCTTCAAATCCCTTTCAATCGCTTCGACCAAGAAGTCAGGCAAAAGCAGCAAGGGCAAGTTCTATTCGCTGCCGGAGTTGAGCAAGCAATTCCCAAATATCCAGCGCCTTCCGATGTCCCTGCGCATTGTGCTGGAGTCGGTATTGCGCAATTGCGATGGCCAGCGGGTGCTGCCCGAGCATGTCGAACAGCTTGCCAATTGGAAGCCGCAGGCCGAGCGCACCGAAGAGATCCCGTTTGTGGTCGCGCGCGTGGTGCTGCAGGATTTCACCGGCGTGCCGTTGCTCGCCGATTTGGCGGCGATGCGCAGTACGGCCGAACGCATGGGCAAGGACGCCAGTGCCATCGAGCCGCTGGTGCCGGTCGATCTGGTGGTGGACCACTCGATCATGGTGGATTACTACGGCAGCAAGAATGCGCTGGACCTGAACATGAAGCTGGAGTTTGAGCGCAACAACGAGCGTTACCAGTTCATGAAGTGGGGCATGCAGGCTTTTGACACGTTTGGCGTGGTGCCACCAGGCTTTGGCATCGTGCACCAGGTCAATCTGGAATACCTGGCGCGCGGTGTGCACCAGAACAAGCAGCAGGTGTACTACCCTGACTCGCTGGTGGGTACCGACAGCCACACGACGATGATCAATGGCGTAGGTGTGGTGGCCTGGGGCGTGGGCGGTATCGAGGCCGAAGCCGCGATGCTGGGCCAGCCGGTTTACTTCCTCACGCCCGATGTGGTGGGTTTTGAGCTCTCGGGCACCTTGCGCGAAGGCGTTACCGCCACCGACCTGGTGCTGACCGTGACTGAGATGCTGCGCCGCGAAAAGGTGGTGGGCAAGTTTGTCGAGTTCTTTGGCGAAGGCACCCGCAGCCTGTCGGTGCCGGACCGCGCCACCATCGGCAATATGGCCCCCGAATACGGTGCCACGATGGGCTTCTTCCCGGTCGATGACAAGACCATGGATTACTTCAAGGGCACCGGCCGCAGCAAGGCCGAGATTGCCGCCTTTGAGGCCTACTTCAAGGCCCAGAACCTGTATGGCGTGCCCCAGGCTGGAGACATCGACTATTCCCAAGTCGTGCGCCTGGACCTGGCCACGGTAGCACCTAGCCTGGCGGGCCCCAAGCGGCCGCAGGACCGCATTGAGATCGGCCAGGTGGCGGACAAGTTCGACACGCTGTTCAGCGCTCCGGTTGCACAAAACGGCTTCAACCTGCCTGCGGAGCAGTTGGCCCGACCCGTCAAGGTGCACATCAATGGCGCTGGCGAGACCGCCAAGCCACAGACCAAGCCCTTGCCCGCAGGCTCGCCGCGCAATGCGGAGGAGATGGTTGCCAACAAGCCTGCGGTCGTGGATGAAGCGGCCGCTGTGGATGCCGCCGATGCCCATGCCGAGCGCATTGAAGGCCATGATGTCGATCTGCACAACGGCGATGTACTGATTGCCGCTATCACCAGCTGCACCAATACCTCCAACCCCAGCGTCATGCTGGCGGCAGGTTTGCTGGCCAAGAAGGCTGTCAAGGCGGGGCTGCGCGTGCAGTCGCACATCAAGACATCGTTGGCGCCCGGCTCGCGCCTGGTCACCCTGTACTTGACGGAATCCGGTCTGCTGCCCTATCTGGAGCAACTGGGCTTCAGCATCGCTGGTTATGGCTGCACCACCTGCATCGGTAATGCTGGTGATCTGTTGCCAGAGTTCAACAGCGCCATCCAGCACCACGACCTGGTCTGCGCGGCCGTGCTGTCGGGCAACCGCAACTTTGAAGCGCGCATCCATCCCAATATCCGCGCCAACTTCCTGGCCAGCCCACCGCTGGTGGTGGCCTATGCGATTGCTGGCAATGTGCGCAAGGATTTGATGACCGAGCCAGTTGGGCAGGGCAAAAACGGCCGCGACGTCTACCTGGGCGATATCTGGCCTACGACCGACGAGGTGCAAAAGCTGATGAAGTTCGCAATGAACGGCAAGGCCTTCCGTGCCAACTACGAGAAGGTCAGCAGCGAGCCCGGCAAGCTTTGGGAAAAGATCAAGGGCGTGACCGGCGCGACCTACACCTGGCCGGACAGCACCTATATTGCGGAGCCGCCGTTTTTCAAGGATTTCTCGTTGGCGCCACGCGCGCAGGATGCGGAGCAGGCCGCAGTTGCCGTACGCAAGGCAAGAGTAATGGCCTTATTTGGTGATTCGATCACCACCGACCATATCTCGCCCGCTGGCTCTATCAAGGACAGTTCGCCTGCCGGCCAATGGCTGCTGGCCAACGGCGTCAAGAAGAGCGACTTCAACAGCTATGGCTCGCGCCGTGGCAACCATGAGGTAATGATGCGTGGCACCTTTGCCAATGTGCGCATCAAGAACCTGATGCTGGAGGCCAAGCCCGATGGATCCCGTGAGGAGGGTGGGCTGACGCTGTACCAGAATCCGGGCGACGAACAGGGCAGCAAACTCTTCATTTACGATGCCGCCATGCGCTATATGGCAGCCGGCACGCCTACCGTGGTGTTTGCGGGCGAGGAATATGGCACCGGCTCCAGCCGTGACTGGGCCGCCAAAGGCACCCAGTTGCTGGGCATCAAGGCGGTGGTGGCGCGCAGTTTCGAGCGTATTCACCGCGCCAACCTGGTCGGCATGGGCGTGTTGCCGCTGCAGTTCAAGCAGGGCGAAAGCTGGGAGAGCTTGAACCTTCGCGGTGACGAGCTGATCGACGTTGTGCCAGACCCGTCACTGGCACCGCGCAGCAAGGCTAAATTGATCGTCCAACGTGCGGACGGCAGCGTTACCGAAGCCGAGTTGGTGTTGCGTATTGACACGCCTATCGAGGTGGAATACTACAAGGACGGCGGTATACTCCCCTTCGTTTTGCGCCAGCTGCTGTAA
- a CDS encoding putative bifunctional diguanylate cyclase/phosphodiesterase, translating to MHEIHTRVMWCLLAGGVLLAGLVATDAQGVGFARALQTWVQVLLLLAALATLGWGGRLLLQGSAGSAFMGRPLWVCSAVVLGGFAVVLALPLRMSEHGSRPALWMELAVNILLSISLLIVSIDLLSSKQRSSPEALPRANHWLHLQSHGAVLAALVLLVTATAVLAQSLVDLESVRRYVLPLAMLACCGWAAVQSRHFAGQSGRWTVLRIAGALAAGAVAILLGAGSHWAMLVEQAAWCYALSVLALVLIMASLRHSLVDWTSAHPARLQAEEWLEQAPIGVVRVDGNGVIVHANRTQLDWLGLPSLVDQPWTEALAPSLRSQAPDWLARLRAGQSLAFEQSIDTPQGLRHFQTDILVAPQGRDAHAFMLLSHDVSMQKLMVGRVQEQQSQLVSLVSAIPDLVVLKGADGRLLHCNQAFERLVGLTHGQIIGRTTSDLGLQGRMPSDWETDLRARNSNTPVVYEETLQFADNGYQGRFEISKSAIRAANGEVTGLLCICRDLAERSRARKEIERLEFFDVLTGLPNRRMLMDRLEWSIIACKQRGTYAALLFIDLDNFKDLNDSLGHQKGDRLLCEVGKRLIASVRSGDVVARFGGDEFVVLVENLGAERIQAEAHVRSVVEHVITRFKQPFALDGQSHHSTPSIGVTVFGDHESLTVQELLKRADLAMYEAKSAGRNTQRFFDPQMQAMVNARANLESDLRQAIHDGELQVYYQPVMNGSGTLMGAEALVRWRHPARGLVMPIEFIDLAEQTGLIVDLGHFVMRTACEQLALWAAHPSTQALTMSVNVSPRQFHNQGFVDEVLGIVAQTGANPARLKLELTENLLLGDVNETVNRMRQLKERGLGFSLDDFGVGYSSLAYLKRLPLDQLKIDRSFVSDVLSDVSDAVIVRTILALAQSLELEVVAEGVENSEQVDFLISNGCKRFQGFHFGRPVPIGEFERLHGFPSCRPA from the coding sequence ATGCACGAGATCCATACACGGGTCATGTGGTGCTTGCTCGCTGGCGGGGTGCTCTTGGCTGGCTTGGTGGCGACCGATGCGCAGGGCGTGGGCTTTGCCCGCGCGTTGCAGACCTGGGTCCAGGTCCTGCTTCTGCTCGCTGCGCTAGCCACCTTGGGTTGGGGCGGGCGGCTGCTGCTGCAGGGCTCGGCAGGCAGTGCCTTCATGGGCCGGCCGCTATGGGTGTGCAGCGCCGTGGTGTTGGGGGGCTTTGCGGTGGTGCTAGCGCTGCCTTTGCGCATGTCTGAGCATGGAAGTCGGCCGGCACTGTGGATGGAGCTTGCTGTCAATATCTTGCTATCGATAAGCCTATTGATAGTTTCCATAGATTTATTGTCTTCAAAACAACGCAGCAGCCCGGAAGCGCTGCCCCGAGCCAACCATTGGCTGCATCTGCAAAGCCATGGCGCGGTGCTGGCCGCGCTGGTCCTGTTGGTGACGGCCACGGCCGTGCTGGCGCAGAGCCTGGTCGATCTTGAAAGCGTACGCCGCTATGTCTTGCCGCTGGCCATGCTCGCCTGCTGCGGATGGGCGGCGGTGCAGAGCCGCCACTTTGCGGGCCAGTCCGGGCGCTGGACGGTGCTGAGAATCGCTGGCGCCTTGGCCGCAGGCGCGGTGGCCATTCTGCTGGGGGCCGGTAGCCACTGGGCCATGCTGGTAGAGCAAGCTGCCTGGTGCTATGCACTCTCGGTGCTGGCGCTGGTGCTGATCATGGCCTCGCTGCGCCACAGCCTGGTGGACTGGACCTCGGCCCATCCTGCGCGCCTGCAGGCTGAGGAATGGCTGGAGCAAGCCCCTATTGGGGTGGTACGGGTCGACGGCAATGGCGTCATCGTGCATGCCAACCGCACCCAGCTCGACTGGCTGGGCCTGCCCAGCCTGGTGGACCAACCCTGGACCGAGGCGCTGGCGCCCAGCCTGCGCAGCCAGGCGCCCGACTGGCTGGCACGCCTGCGCGCCGGCCAATCGCTGGCTTTTGAGCAAAGCATTGATACGCCGCAAGGCCTGCGCCACTTCCAGACCGATATTCTGGTCGCGCCCCAAGGCCGAGATGCGCATGCCTTCATGCTGCTCTCTCACGATGTGTCCATGCAAAAGCTGATGGTGGGCCGGGTCCAGGAGCAGCAGTCGCAGTTGGTGTCGTTGGTCAGCGCCATCCCTGATCTGGTGGTGCTCAAGGGCGCCGACGGCCGCTTGCTCCATTGCAACCAGGCCTTCGAGCGCCTGGTGGGCCTGACCCATGGGCAGATCATTGGCCGCACGACCTCGGACCTGGGCCTGCAAGGGCGCATGCCCTCGGACTGGGAGACCGATCTGCGCGCCCGCAACAGCAACACGCCGGTGGTCTATGAGGAGACCCTGCAGTTTGCCGACAACGGTTACCAGGGCCGATTCGAGATCAGTAAATCAGCCATCCGCGCCGCCAATGGCGAGGTCACTGGCTTGCTCTGCATCTGCCGAGATCTGGCCGAACGCAGCCGCGCGCGCAAGGAAATCGAGCGCCTGGAATTCTTCGATGTGCTCACCGGCCTGCCCAACCGCCGCATGCTGATGGACCGGCTCGAATGGTCGATCATCGCCTGCAAGCAACGCGGCACCTATGCCGCCCTCCTGTTTATCGATCTGGACAATTTCAAGGACCTCAACGATTCGCTGGGCCACCAAAAGGGCGATCGGCTGCTGTGCGAGGTGGGCAAGCGCCTGATTGCCAGCGTGCGCAGCGGCGATGTGGTGGCGCGTTTTGGTGGTGACGAGTTTGTGGTGCTGGTCGAGAACCTGGGCGCGGAGCGCATACAGGCCGAGGCCCATGTGCGCTCGGTGGTCGAACATGTGATCACCCGTTTCAAGCAGCCGTTTGCGCTCGATGGCCAGTCGCACCACAGCACCCCCAGCATTGGCGTGACGGTGTTTGGCGACCACGAGTCCCTGACGGTGCAGGAGCTGCTCAAGCGTGCGGACCTGGCGATGTACGAGGCCAAGTCTGCCGGCCGCAACACGCAGCGCTTCTTCGATCCGCAGATGCAGGCCATGGTCAATGCACGCGCCAATCTGGAAAGTGACCTGCGCCAGGCCATCCACGACGGTGAGCTGCAGGTGTACTACCAGCCGGTGATGAATGGCAGCGGTACCTTGATGGGCGCAGAGGCGCTGGTGCGCTGGCGCCATCCCGCGCGCGGCCTGGTCATGCCCATCGAGTTCATCGACCTCGCCGAGCAGACCGGGCTGATCGTCGACCTTGGCCATTTTGTGATGCGCACCGCCTGCGAGCAGCTGGCGCTGTGGGCCGCTCATCCCTCGACCCAGGCGCTGACCATGTCGGTCAATGTCAGCCCCCGGCAGTTCCACAACCAGGGTTTTGTCGATGAGGTGCTGGGCATCGTCGCGCAGACCGGCGCCAACCCGGCACGGCTGAAGCTGGAGCTGACCGAGAACCTGCTGCTGGGCGACGTCAACGAGACCGTGAACCGCATGCGCCAGCTCAAGGAGCGCGGCCTGGGTTTCTCGCTGGACGACTTTGGAGTGGGCTATTCCTCGCTGGCCTACCTCAAGCGCCTGCCGCTGGACCAGCTGAAGATTGACCGCAGCTTTGTCAGCGATGTGCTGAGCGATGTCAGCGACGCGGTGATTGTGCGCACCATCCTGGCCCTCGCCCAAAGCCTGGAGCTGGAAGTGGTGGCTGAAGGCGTGGAGAACTCCGAGCAGGTGGATTTTCTGATCAGCAATGGCTGCAAGCGCTTCCAGGGTTTCCACTTTGGCCGTCCGGTGCCGATTGGCGAGTTCGAGCGCCTGCATGGCTTTCCCAGCTGCCGGCCGGCTTGA
- a CDS encoding FAD-dependent monooxygenase, with amino-acid sequence MQEQILIAGGGIGGLAAALAATRAGTEVRLFERSAAFSEVGAGVQLGPNVVRRLQAWGLQKPLQAVAAFPQALVSRNAISGQALARLDLGAQAVARYGAAYATIHRADLHQLLCDAVKAHADLHLNLDNPVDYHEDNGRVVTITTHQGKQIEGDALIGADGIWSRTRLRLLHDAPPRVTGHLAYRALVRQADLPATMRTDVVTAWMGPRFHAVQYPVRGAELQNLVVIVEGAAPDDLEHWDHAANGADLQRCLAGAHRQLLDLVDAVDATGTAWRLWPLADRAPMAGPHEMAQGLVALLGDAAHPMRPYLAQGAGMAIEDAAELQRALTMHDLELPLRLRRYALNRWQRNARVQARAIRNGEIFHARGLVALGRDTALRALGAKLMDVPWLYRGDGSSASVL; translated from the coding sequence ATGCAAGAACAGATTTTGATCGCTGGTGGCGGTATCGGCGGCCTCGCTGCCGCACTGGCCGCTACGCGCGCGGGTACCGAGGTGCGCTTGTTTGAACGGTCCGCTGCGTTCAGCGAAGTGGGCGCCGGTGTGCAACTCGGCCCCAATGTCGTGCGGCGCCTGCAGGCCTGGGGCTTGCAAAAGCCCTTGCAGGCGGTGGCGGCCTTTCCGCAGGCGCTGGTGTCGCGCAATGCCATCAGCGGCCAGGCGCTGGCCCGGCTGGATCTGGGTGCGCAGGCGGTGGCACGCTATGGCGCTGCCTATGCCACCATCCACCGCGCCGATCTGCACCAGCTGCTGTGCGATGCGGTCAAGGCACATGCCGACCTGCACCTCAACCTGGACAACCCCGTGGATTACCACGAGGACAACGGCCGGGTCGTCACCATCACCACCCACCAAGGCAAACAGATCGAAGGCGATGCGCTGATTGGCGCCGATGGGATCTGGAGCCGCACCCGGCTGCGCCTGCTGCATGATGCGCCCCCGCGTGTCACCGGCCATCTGGCCTACCGTGCCTTGGTGCGCCAGGCAGATTTGCCAGCCACCATGCGCACGGACGTGGTTACCGCCTGGATGGGGCCGCGCTTTCATGCGGTGCAGTACCCCGTGCGCGGCGCTGAGTTGCAGAACCTGGTGGTCATTGTTGAAGGTGCCGCCCCTGATGACCTGGAGCACTGGGACCATGCCGCCAACGGCGCGGATCTGCAGCGCTGCCTGGCCGGCGCGCACCGCCAGTTGCTGGACTTGGTGGATGCGGTGGATGCCACAGGGACCGCCTGGCGGCTCTGGCCGCTGGCGGACCGCGCACCGATGGCGGGCCCACATGAAATGGCACAAGGCCTGGTTGCATTGCTGGGTGATGCCGCCCACCCGATGCGGCCCTACCTGGCCCAGGGTGCGGGCATGGCGATTGAAGATGCGGCCGAGCTGCAGCGCGCCTTGACCATGCACGACCTGGAGCTGCCATTGCGCCTGCGCCGCTATGCGCTCAACCGCTGGCAGCGCAATGCCCGGGTGCAGGCCCGCGCCATTCGCAATGGCGAAATTTTCCATGCGCGCGGCCTTGTTGCCTTGGGGCGCGATACAGCACTGCGCGCGCTGGGCGCCAAGCTGATGGATGTGCCCTGGCTCTACCGAGGCGATGGCTCATCGGCCTCGGTGCTGTAG